In Rosa chinensis cultivar Old Blush chromosome 1, RchiOBHm-V2, whole genome shotgun sequence, a genomic segment contains:
- the LOC112183020 gene encoding stemmadenine O-acetyltransferase, translating into MEKIEVSIISRDTIKPSAASSSLLHPHKLSIIDQITPTMYVPVIFFYPITDPVFNLPRTLTDLKNTLSQTLTLYYPLSGRVKNNLYIDDFEAGVPYLEVRVNCNMIDFLKLPKTEWLNEFVPIQPYRKETISELLPLLGVQVNIFDYGIAIGVSLCHKLIDGETANCFLKSWVAAFRGCRDKIIHPNLSQAAVLFPPRDDLPEKYVALMERWCFCERNVVTRRFVFNAKAISALQDEGKSEYVPEPSRVQALTGFLWKHQLAASRALSSGTSTRFSLALQAVNLRSRLNMKTTLDNAIGNIFLWAPSFLELNYTTPESSDHKLCDLVNLLKESVKEYNSDYLETLKGEKGYGGMCDWLDLMEEGSSIEPALEIYSFSSWTRMFDQIDFGWGKPFWIGVTGKVQTTYTNSTVLVETQCDNGIEAWVTLDQKRMAMLEQDPQFLAFASPTPGISMASSVGID; encoded by the exons ATGGAGAAAATTGAGGTCAGTATCATTTCCAGAGACACCATCAAACCATCAGCTGCTTCCTCTTCACTACTTCACCCTCACAAGCTTTCCATCATCGATCAAATCACTCCCACAATGTATGTCCCGGTTATATTCTTCTACCCCATTACTGATCCCGTCTTCAATCTTCCTCGAACCTTAACCGACTTAAAAAACACTCTTTCCCAGACTCTCACTTTGTACTATCCACTATCCGGGAGGGTCAAAAACAActtatacattgatgattttgAAGCGGGTGTCCCCTACCTTGAGGTCAGAGTAAATTGTAACATGATTGATTTTCTAAAGCTTCCAAAAACCGAGTGGCTAAATGAGTTTGTTCCAATCCAACCATATCGCAAGGAAACAATATCTGAGCTTCTCCCCTTGCTTGGAGTTCAAGTCAACATCTTCGACTACGGAATAGCAATTGGTGTCTCCCTTTGTCACAAGCTCATCGATGGCGAAACAGCAAACTGTTTTCTCAAGTCCTGGGTTGCTGCTTTTCGTGGGTGTCGTGACAAAATCATTCATCCGAATCTCTCTCAAGCAGCAGTACTTTTCCCACCGAGAGATGACTTGCCTGAAAAGTATGTAGCTCTGATGGAAAGGTGGTGCTTTTGCGAAAGAAATGTTGTTACAAGGAGATTTGTATTTAATGCGAAAGCCATATCTGCGCTTCAAGATGAAGGGAAGAGCGAGTACGTGCCCGAGCCATCACGTGTTCAGGCCCTCACTGGTTTTCTCTGGAAACATCAACTCGCTGCTTCTCGGGCATTATCATCAG GTACttcaacaagattttctttagCACTCCAAGCGGTGAACTTAAGGTCACGACTGAACATGAAAACGACGTTGGACAATGCCATTGGAAATATCTTTTTGTGGGCTCCGTCATTCCTAGAGCTAAATTATACAACACCAGAGAGTAGTGATCATAAGTTGTGTGACTTGGTTAACTTGCTCAAAGAATCTGTCAAAGAATATAACAGTGATTACTTGGAGACTTTAAAGGGTGAAAAGGGATACGGAGGCATGTGTGATTGGCTAGATTTGATGGAAGAGGGGAGTTCTATAGAACCAGCACTAGAGATTTATTCATTCTCGAGCTGGACTAGAATGTTTGaccaaattgattttggatggggGAAGCCATTTTGGATTGGAGTCACGGGGAAAGTTCAAACTACATATACCAATTCCACAGTATTAGTTGAAACACAATGCGACAACGGAATTGAAGCGTGGGTGACTCTAGATCAAAAGCGAATGGCTATGCTAGAACAAGATCCCCAGTTTTTGGCATTTGCATCTCCAACCCCCGGGATTTCAATGGCCTCTTCCGTAGGTATTGATTAA